One window from the genome of Anaerolineae bacterium encodes:
- a CDS encoding extracellular solute-binding protein, producing MQEHTGRGVSRRHLLGAGLALGGAGVLAACAATPTPQVIRETVVVTQEVEKVVERTVEVEKVVERTVEVEVTAAPSALAGELKVWVFPMGENDMDTLWTPLVGRFRQQYPNINLNIELLPWGGRREKMLTAFAAGEAPDVAYVNTDTLSLFGTNDVLTPLDDVVPQEAWDDLYGNLQPGLTWEGRRLMYPALLIGTGHLYNKGLFSEMGLDPEQPPVTWDEIREVGAASVAHNYFLTTWSTTDWGNCWVTVLWQAGGNVYSEDLTRVLLDSDEAFETLSFATEMFQNGWVPKEGAVGSEAEAAAISAINYWIEGRSSLSGFGNPDITTNTRAQAPEIDFGLNPVWKNKRQVCLGGAGCWGVFKGSKAPEATAAWLNWLIEPEQQGFYGSVTKFAPPRRSAWDYWAAEPLPKQFVAMRVDLLEMNQDSSYFWQEGKVTCAPYFQAAVLGYQSVEEALAGAQAELHAIVDEWNASRS from the coding sequence ATGCAAGAGCACACTGGGCGTGGCGTGAGTCGGAGGCATCTGCTGGGTGCCGGACTGGCGCTGGGCGGAGCAGGCGTGTTGGCGGCGTGCGCTGCCACCCCGACGCCTCAGGTGATCAGAGAGACGGTTGTGGTCACCCAGGAGGTGGAGAAGGTCGTCGAGCGGACGGTCGAGGTGGAGAAGGTGGTAGAGCGGACGGTCGAGGTCGAGGTGACCGCAGCGCCGTCTGCCCTGGCCGGCGAGTTGAAAGTCTGGGTCTTCCCCATGGGTGAGAACGACATGGACACCCTGTGGACCCCGCTCGTCGGGCGCTTCCGTCAGCAGTATCCCAACATCAACCTCAACATTGAGCTTCTGCCGTGGGGCGGCCGGCGGGAGAAGATGTTGACGGCGTTTGCGGCGGGCGAAGCCCCCGACGTGGCCTACGTAAACACCGACACCCTTTCCCTCTTCGGCACCAACGACGTGCTCACGCCTCTGGATGACGTGGTTCCCCAGGAGGCCTGGGACGACCTCTACGGCAACCTGCAGCCGGGCCTTACCTGGGAGGGCAGGCGGCTGATGTACCCGGCACTCCTGATCGGGACTGGCCACCTGTACAACAAGGGCCTCTTCTCCGAGATGGGGCTTGACCCCGAGCAGCCTCCGGTGACCTGGGACGAGATCCGCGAGGTAGGTGCTGCTTCGGTGGCCCACAACTACTTCCTCACTACCTGGAGCACTACGGACTGGGGTAACTGCTGGGTAACCGTGCTCTGGCAGGCCGGCGGCAACGTCTACAGCGAGGATCTGACCAGAGTGCTGCTGGATAGCGACGAAGCTTTCGAGACTCTGAGCTTCGCCACCGAGATGTTCCAGAATGGATGGGTGCCCAAGGAAGGGGCGGTAGGTTCCGAGGCCGAGGCGGCCGCCATAAGCGCCATCAACTACTGGATCGAGGGGCGCTCGTCTCTCAGTGGCTTCGGCAACCCTGACATCACCACCAACACCCGCGCTCAGGCTCCGGAGATAGACTTCGGCCTGAACCCGGTATGGAAGAACAAGCGTCAGGTCTGCCTGGGCGGTGCCGGGTGCTGGGGTGTCTTCAAGGGAAGCAAGGCCCCAGAGGCGACGGCGGCCTGGCTCAATTGGCTGATCGAGCCGGAGCAGCAGGGTTTCTACGGCTCGGTGACTAAGTTCGCTCCTCCGCGACGGTCGGCGTGGGACTACTGGGCCGCGGAACCGCTACCGAAGCAGTTTGTCGCCATGCGGGTGGACTTGCTAGAGATGAACCAGGACTCGTCCTACTTCTGGCAGGAAGGCAAAGTCACTTGTGCTCCGTACTTCCAGGCGGCTGTGCTGGGATACCAGTCGGTGGAGGAAGCGCTGGCGGGTGCCCAAGCCGAACTGCACGCGATTGTGGACGAGTGGAACGCGAGCCGCAGCTGA
- a CDS encoding amidohydrolase: MIIDAHLHLDLGPNDVVRKMLDRRLVDVVAISSLQGGAFPSLKHLQASNDHVLRWMEEYPDRVIGFAYVNPRLGEEGVRELQRCLDSGMKGVKLWISVLADDPRVDPLIEVAQEKGAVVLAHAWVKTVGQLPFESRPKHVANLARRFPKARFMLAHFGGEWEDGAKVARDCPNLWVDTSGSLAEADMVDVLVESVGVERVLFGTDNANLHYCLGKIRAARLSEDERELILSGNARRLFGV, encoded by the coding sequence ATGATCATTGATGCGCACCTGCACCTGGATCTGGGTCCAAACGACGTGGTGCGGAAGATGCTCGACCGACGGCTGGTGGACGTAGTGGCCATCAGCTCTCTTCAGGGCGGAGCCTTCCCTTCGCTGAAGCACCTGCAGGCGTCCAACGATCACGTTCTCCGCTGGATGGAGGAGTATCCTGACCGGGTGATAGGCTTCGCCTACGTCAATCCGCGTCTGGGCGAGGAGGGCGTGCGCGAGTTGCAGCGGTGCCTCGATTCAGGCATGAAGGGAGTGAAGCTCTGGATCTCCGTCCTGGCGGATGACCCCCGGGTGGACCCGTTGATCGAGGTAGCGCAGGAGAAGGGAGCTGTGGTCCTGGCCCACGCCTGGGTCAAGACGGTGGGGCAGCTGCCTTTCGAGAGCCGGCCAAAGCACGTGGCCAATCTGGCTCGGCGGTTCCCGAAGGCGCGGTTCATGCTGGCCCATTTTGGGGGCGAGTGGGAGGACGGGGCCAAGGTGGCCCGCGACTGCCCGAACCTGTGGGTGGACACGAGCGGGAGCCTGGCCGAGGCAGACATGGTAGACGTGCTGGTTGAGAGCGTGGGGGTGGAGCGGGTACTGTTCGGGACCGACAACGCCAACCTGCATTACTGCCTGGGCAAGATCCGGGCGGCCCGTCTATCCGAGGACGAGCGCGAGCTCATCCTCTCGGGTAATGCCAGGCGCCTCTTTGGAGTCTAG
- a CDS encoding amidohydrolase family protein, translated as MIIDANAWAGRWPFRRLHYSGASGLGQLMSRTGTDLALVSPMEGAFYRDCLSAMRGMLEEQGWDPARMKPMAVVNPAFPGWEADFETMVGEMGCVALRLIPNYHGYRLYDDVALELVRRAQAAGLPVVVTVRMQDERSHHWCMHVPPVSVDDVRFLLRELPEGRYLLSQATFAEVSALLPDLALVADGAWEMSYKPPAFLVERVVEEGHGGRMLYGSGAVLQYPESLLLPVQEAPIAEEAREAILSGNARRLFGLGGGDDH; from the coding sequence ATGATCATTGACGCCAATGCCTGGGCCGGGCGATGGCCCTTCCGCCGGCTGCACTACAGCGGCGCCTCGGGCCTGGGCCAGCTCATGTCGCGCACCGGGACCGATCTGGCCCTGGTCAGCCCTATGGAGGGTGCTTTCTACCGGGACTGCTTGAGCGCCATGCGGGGCATGCTGGAGGAGCAGGGCTGGGACCCGGCGCGCATGAAGCCGATGGCGGTGGTGAACCCGGCGTTCCCCGGCTGGGAAGCAGACTTCGAGACTATGGTGGGGGAGATGGGGTGCGTGGCCCTGCGCCTGATCCCTAACTACCACGGATATCGGCTATACGACGATGTCGCCCTGGAGCTGGTCCGGCGGGCTCAGGCCGCCGGGCTGCCGGTGGTGGTGACCGTCAGGATGCAGGACGAGCGCTCGCATCACTGGTGCATGCACGTGCCTCCCGTCTCGGTGGACGACGTGCGGTTCCTGCTGCGGGAGCTACCCGAGGGCAGATACCTGTTGAGCCAGGCCACCTTCGCCGAGGTATCGGCGTTGCTGCCGGACCTGGCGCTGGTGGCTGACGGCGCCTGGGAGATGTCCTACAAGCCCCCGGCTTTCCTCGTGGAGAGGGTGGTGGAAGAGGGCCATGGTGGGCGCATGCTGTACGGGTCGGGTGCGGTGTTGCAGTACCCGGAGAGCCTGCTCCTGCCAGTGCAGGAGGCACCCATCGCCGAAGAGGCTCGGGAGGCCATTCTGAGCGGGAACGCGCGGCGTCTGTTCGGGCTGGGAGGCGGAGATGATCATTGA